The sequence below is a genomic window from Bacteroidota bacterium.
AAATCCATTTACCGGAACCCCTAACAAAGGGCCTCATTACTATTTTGAAATTGGCGATGTTGCAGAGTTTACCAAGCAATTGGAAGAAGCCGAAGCCAAATTTGGCTACAGTGAGACTGAGAAAATTGAAATCACTTATGATAATACACCACGGCAAAATACTTGGGATTCTGTTATCTGGTGGGTATTCTTAATTTCATTGTTAGTTATTCTATGGTCAGTTATCATACGCAGAATGGGAGGTTCAGGGCCGGGAGGTCAATTGTTTAATATTGGCAAAGCGCGTGCACAACTTTTTGATAAGGACCTGCATGTAAAAGTTACTTTTAATGATGTGGCAGGATTGGAAGAGGCCAAAGTTGAGGTAATGGAAATAGTAGACTTTTTAAAAAATCCGAAAAAATATACATCGCTTGGCGCAAAAATTCCTCGCGGAGCATTACTGGTAGGCCCTCCGGGTACTGGTAAAACCTTACTTGCCAAAGCAGTAGCAGGTGAGGCACAAGTTCCATTCTTTTCTTTATCAGGTAGCGATTTTGTGGAAATGTTTGTAGGCGTTGGAGCATCCCGTGTACGCGATCTATTCCGTCAGGCAAAAGAAAAAGCACCAAGTATCATATTCATTGACGAGATTGATGCAATAGGTCGTGCCCGTGGCAAGGCCGCATCCTTTAGTGCAAATGATGAACGTGAAAGCACCCTCAATCAATTATTGACCGAAATGGATGGTTTTGGCAGCAACACCGGTGTAATCATTATAGCGGCAACTAATAGAGCCGATGTGCTTGACCGCGCTTTATTACGCCCCGGCCGATTTGACCGTCAGATTTATGTAGAACTTCCAGATATTAACGGAAGAATAGAAATATTTAAAGTGCACTTGCGACCATTAACCAAACTCGACAAGTCGGTTGATGTTGATTTCCTGGCACGGCAAACTCCCGGTTTTTCGGGTGCCGATATTGCCAATCTTTGCAACGAAGCAGCCTTAATTGCTGCACGCAGAAATAAGCAAAGTATCGACAAACAAGATTTTCTTGATGCAGTAGATCGCATCATAGGTGGACTAGAAAAAAAGAATAAAATAGTTTCGCAAAAGGAGAAGCAAATAATTGCTTACCATGAGGCAGGTCATGCATCAGTTAGTTGGTTGCTTGAGCACGCATCGCCATTGGTAAAAGTAACTATTGTGCCGCGCGGTAACTCGTTAGGAGCAGCATGGTATTTGCCCGAAGAGCGCAGCATTACTACCAAAGAACAAATTTTTGATGAAATGTGCGCTGCACTTGGAGGCCGCGCTTCCGAAGAAATAGTTTTTGGAACCGTATCTACCGGGGCATTAAGCGATCTTGAAAAGATTACCAAGCAAGCATATGCTT
It includes:
- the ftsH gene encoding ATP-dependent zinc metalloprotease FtsH, coding for MSENKGADKRENKPKIGGPKFSFNIYWIYGILLFTLAAAAIAVSNSGPVKTNWKNFSSEMLQRKDVARIEVLAKVQVDIYIKDERLKNDARYRDLRLNPFTGTPNKGPHYYFEIGDVAEFTKQLEEAEAKFGYSETEKIEITYDNTPRQNTWDSVIWWVFLISLLVILWSVIIRRMGGSGPGGQLFNIGKARAQLFDKDLHVKVTFNDVAGLEEAKVEVMEIVDFLKNPKKYTSLGAKIPRGALLVGPPGTGKTLLAKAVAGEAQVPFFSLSGSDFVEMFVGVGASRVRDLFRQAKEKAPSIIFIDEIDAIGRARGKAASFSANDERESTLNQLLTEMDGFGSNTGVIIIAATNRADVLDRALLRPGRFDRQIYVELPDINGRIEIFKVHLRPLTKLDKSVDVDFLARQTPGFSGADIANLCNEAALIAARRNKQSIDKQDFLDAVDRIIGGLEKKNKIVSQKEKQIIAYHEAGHASVSWLLEHASPLVKVTIVPRGNSLGAAWYLPEERSITTKEQIFDEMCAALGGRASEEIVFGTVSTGALSDLEKITKQAYASVTIFGLNDKIGNISFYDSSGNQDYTFTKPYSEKTAQIIDEEVKKLIDSAYQHTKEILSANRSKLDSLAATLLEKEVIFKEDLETIFGKRTFERDLLDESEKLKAATNAAANLNGSSTIAEPVTSTDIPENTTS